One window of the Salvia splendens isolate huo1 chromosome 1, SspV2, whole genome shotgun sequence genome contains the following:
- the LOC121754437 gene encoding protein DETOXIFICATION 33-like, with protein MDGGGEQPLLEKRGGGGGFLESFGSESKTLWGISGPAIFTYICQYSLGALTQTFAGQVGELELAAVSVENSVIAGLVFGAMLGMGSALETLCGQAFGAGQIRMLGVYMQRSWIILLFTSFLLLPIYLFAPPILTFFGESDEISQAAGRFAILMIPQMFAYAVNFPIQKFLQSQRKLMVMAWISLFVLILHTFFSWYLIMYLGWGLVGAAITLNVSWWLIVILQLVYIFYTKSDGAWSGFSWLAFRDLYDFVKLSLASAVMLCLEFWYLMVLVVIAGHLDNPVIPVDALSICMNINGWDAMISIGFNAAISVRVSNELGAGNARAAKFSVVVVSITTILIGVVCMAIVLATKDFFPYLFTNSDAVAKETTRLSTLLALTVLLNGLQPVLSGVAVGAGWQSIVAYINIGCYYIVGLPLGILLGFIFDFGSVGIWGGMIGGICLQTLILIGIVSTRNWEKEANEAESRVKKWGGNLANH; from the exons ATGGACGGCGGCGGAGAGCAGCCGCTTCTCGAGAagcgcggcggcggcggcggcttctTGGAGAGTTTCGGCTCGGAGTCGAAGACGCTGTGGGGGATTTCCGGGCCGGCGATATTCACCTACATCTGTCAGTACTCGCTCGGCGCCCTCACGCAGACCTTCGCCGGCCAAGTCGGGGAGCTCGAGCTCGCGGCCGTCTCCGTCGAGAACTCTGTCATTGCTGGTCTTGTTTTTGGCGCCATG TTGGGAATGGGAAGTGCTTTAGAGACATTGTGTGGGCAAGCATTTGGTGCAGGGCAGATCAGGATGCTTGGTGTTTATATGCAAAGATCATGGATCATCTTGCTTTTCACGTCGTTCTTGCTCCTTCCGATCTACCTATTTGCTCCTCCGATCCTCACATTCTTCGGGGAGTCTGATGAGATTTCTCAAGCTGCAG GTAGGTTTGCGATTTTGATGATACCACAGATGTTTGCGTACGCGGTGAATTTCCCTATACAGAAGTTCTTGCAATCGCAGAGGAAGCTCATGGTGATGGCGTGGATATCCCTCTTCGTTCTGATTCTGCACACGTTCTTCAGCTGGTATCTGATCATGTACCTCGGGTGGGGGCTTGTTGGAGCTGCAATCACTCTCAACGTGTCGTGGTGGCTCATTGTGATCTTGCAGTTGGTGTACATCTTCTACACCAAGTCTGATGGGGCGTGGAGTGGCTTCTCTTGGCTGGCCTTTCGCGACTTGTATGACTTTGTGAAGCTCTCTCTGGCCTCTGCTGTCATGTTATG CTTGGAGTTCTGGTATTTGATGGTGTTGGTAGTGATAGCAGGGCATTTGGACAACCCCGTGATACCGGTGGACGCCCTGTCTATCTG CATGAATATCAATGGATGGGATGCAATGATCTCAATTGGATTCAATGCTGCCATAAG TGTGAGAGTCTCCAACGAGCTCGGGGCAGGCAATGCCAGGGCTGCGAAGTTCTCGGTGGTGGTGGTGTCGATCACCACCATCTTGATCGGGGTGGTTTGCATGGCTATTGTGTTAGCCACAAAGGATTTCTTCCCTTACCTCTTCACCAATAGTGATGCGGTGGCGAAGGAGACGACAAGGCTATCAACTCTCCTCGCTCTCACTGTCTTGCTCAACGGCCTTCAGCCCGTCTTATCTG GAGTTGCCGTGGGAGCTGGATGGCAATCAATTGTGGCATACATCAACATTGGGTGTTATTACATCGTGGGACTACCACTTGGGATACTCTTAGGCTTTATTTTCGACTTTGGCTCTGTG GGAATTTGGGGTGGAATGATTGGAGGAATTTGTCTGCAGACACTAATCTTGATAGGCATCGTATCAACTAGAAATTGGGAGAAAGAg GCCAATGAAGCAGAGAGCCGTGTCAAAAAATGGGGTGGAAATCTTGCCAACCACTAA